In Streptomyces chartreusis NRRL 3882, the following are encoded in one genomic region:
- a CDS encoding ADP-ribosylglycohydrolase family protein, which produces MAAGDAAGWPAARHRAARMPDWTRRLTRELDTFAEHNATTTLPVPIALNQPPEPLRLGPSDDAEWAAFAAEALLRAGDDTVLNDLSRERRIRAAIDLTWNAIACEVAAAADRAPEIESAVLPLRARISVRAGLGNLATGLRPPATGHDNPHYFDDAACVRACVLAVAHPGDARRAADLAEFDARYTQDGDGVHGARAMAAALALALAGADVDACVTAALAELPEETEIGRNARHALHLAAEADSAFALVPPLEHQIVDHVYSYGIAAAETVPVALALATAARGRIAEAVPAAACLSRVADSAPALAGALTGALGGGASIPASWRETCRTLSGCVLPRLTGTDLVELAGLLEAAQPARPGG; this is translated from the coding sequence ATGGCCGCCGGCGACGCCGCCGGCTGGCCCGCCGCCCGCCACCGAGCCGCCCGCATGCCCGACTGGACCCGCCGCCTCACCCGCGAACTGGACACCTTCGCCGAACACAACGCCACCACCACCCTCCCCGTCCCCATCGCCCTGAACCAGCCCCCCGAGCCCCTCCGCCTGGGCCCCTCGGACGACGCCGAATGGGCGGCCTTCGCCGCGGAAGCCCTCCTTCGCGCGGGCGACGACACCGTCCTGAACGACCTCAGCCGAGAACGCCGCATCCGCGCCGCGATCGACCTCACCTGGAACGCCATCGCCTGCGAAGTTGCCGCCGCGGCGGACCGCGCGCCGGAGATCGAGTCCGCCGTCCTCCCCCTCCGGGCCCGCATCTCCGTCCGCGCCGGCCTCGGCAACCTCGCCACCGGCCTGCGCCCGCCCGCCACCGGCCACGACAACCCCCACTACTTCGACGACGCCGCCTGCGTACGGGCGTGCGTCCTGGCCGTGGCCCACCCGGGCGACGCCCGACGCGCCGCCGACCTCGCCGAGTTCGACGCCCGTTACACCCAGGACGGCGACGGCGTGCACGGCGCCCGCGCGATGGCGGCGGCCCTCGCCCTCGCCCTGGCCGGCGCGGACGTCGACGCCTGCGTCACCGCCGCGCTCGCCGAGCTGCCCGAGGAGACGGAGATCGGCCGCAACGCCCGGCACGCGCTGCACCTCGCGGCCGAGGCGGACAGCGCCTTCGCCCTGGTCCCGCCCCTGGAACACCAGATCGTCGACCACGTCTACAGCTACGGCATCGCCGCCGCCGAAACGGTCCCGGTCGCCCTGGCCCTGGCCACAGCGGCCCGCGGCCGCATCGCGGAGGCGGTCCCCGCCGCGGCCTGCCTGTCCCGCGTCGCGGACTCCGCCCCGGCCCTGGCGGGCGCCCTCACCGGCGCGCTGGGCGGCGGCGCGTCGATCCCGGCCTCCTGGCGGGAGACCTGCCGCACGCTCTCCGGCTGCGTCCTGCCCCGTCTCACCGGCACGGACCTAGTGGAACTCGCCGGACTTCTGGAAGCCGCACAACCGGCCCGCCCCGGTGGATGA
- a CDS encoding ADP-ribosylglycohydrolase family protein, giving the protein MLRLTWVQPEDLIGHELRQATQDGREPSRIASRWRAAGGPEAPRTAGASPTPVSRYLRQLAEDLLDELADLPSALADDEPTDLTAIKSLCPAWPFRGRVGAGGTPPARASDPPPTPAITPQHLESAWLGRAVGCLLGKPVEKLPLDAIRHLARSTGNWPLTTYFTARGVPRELLAAHPWNRRSAQSSLAENIDGMPEDDDLNYPLLNLILLQRHGKTFTTTDVARTWLDELPAGRTFTAERIAYRNLLTGLEPPHTARHRNPFREWIGALIRADVHGWTNPGDPATAAEQAHRDATLTHTANGVYAAMFTAATIAQAATGEHDVHTCLRTGLAVVPPRSRLARAVHHAVRLACEHDDFDTVVDHLHATHAATHHWVHAVPNTALIAAALTHADGDFSGSVCRAVSGGWDTDSNGATAGSIAGLLAEDPAVLPDRWTAPLKNRLATSIGDFNGIGFDTLAHLTHRETHRS; this is encoded by the coding sequence ATGCTCCGCCTGACCTGGGTCCAGCCGGAGGACCTGATCGGCCACGAGCTGCGCCAGGCGACGCAGGACGGCCGAGAACCGTCGAGGATCGCGTCCCGCTGGCGAGCGGCAGGCGGCCCGGAGGCCCCCCGAACCGCAGGCGCGTCCCCGACTCCGGTGTCCCGTTACCTCCGCCAACTGGCAGAAGACCTCCTGGACGAACTGGCGGACCTGCCAAGCGCCTTGGCGGACGACGAACCAACGGACCTGACAGCGATCAAGTCCCTGTGCCCGGCTTGGCCATTCCGTGGGAGGGTGGGCGCAGGCGGCACCCCGCCAGCGCGGGCGAGCGACCCGCCCCCCACCCCAGCCATCACGCCGCAACACCTGGAATCCGCCTGGCTCGGCCGAGCCGTCGGCTGCCTCCTGGGCAAACCGGTCGAAAAACTCCCCCTGGACGCCATCCGCCACCTGGCCAGGTCCACCGGCAACTGGCCCCTCACCACCTACTTCACGGCCCGGGGCGTCCCCCGGGAACTCCTCGCCGCACACCCCTGGAACCGCCGCTCGGCACAATCCTCCCTCGCCGAGAACATCGACGGCATGCCCGAGGACGACGACCTCAACTACCCCCTCCTCAACCTGATCCTCCTGCAACGCCACGGCAAGACCTTCACCACCACGGACGTGGCCCGCACCTGGCTCGACGAACTCCCCGCCGGCCGCACCTTCACCGCCGAACGCATCGCCTACCGCAACCTCCTCACCGGCCTGGAACCCCCGCACACCGCCCGCCACCGCAACCCGTTCCGCGAATGGATCGGCGCCCTGATCCGCGCCGACGTGCACGGCTGGACCAACCCCGGCGACCCGGCCACCGCCGCGGAACAGGCCCACCGCGACGCCACCCTCACCCACACCGCCAACGGCGTCTACGCGGCGATGTTCACAGCGGCCACCATCGCGCAGGCCGCGACAGGCGAACACGACGTCCACACCTGCCTGCGCACCGGTCTCGCCGTCGTCCCGCCACGCTCCCGCCTCGCCCGAGCCGTCCACCACGCCGTCCGACTGGCCTGCGAACACGACGACTTCGACACGGTCGTCGACCACCTGCACGCCACCCACGCCGCCACCCACCACTGGGTGCACGCCGTCCCCAACACGGCCCTCATCGCCGCCGCCCTCACCCACGCCGACGGCGACTTCTCGGGCTCCGTCTGCCGCGCGGTGAGCGGCGGCTGGGACACCGACTCCAACGGCGCGACCGCCGGCAGCATCGCTGGCCTGCTGGCCGAAGACCCCGCTGTGCTCCCCGACCGCTGGACGGCCCCCCTGAAGAACCGCCTGGCCACCTCCATCGGCGACTTCAACGGCATCGGCTTCGACACCCTCGCCCACCTCACACACCGGGAGACCCACCGCTCATGA
- a CDS encoding ADP-ribosylglycohydrolase family protein produces MQPKPHQNATLDERITGALVGAAVGDALGGPVEGYSPQQILERHGGRVHGIVGPWHGDDWRTARPLAPYHKGDGHVTDDTLMTHALVRVYARVRDHLDAYAIADHLVPDLMTEARWIPELETEALPLHRVFLAEKWLVTRIHYGHADPREAGTGNIVNCGAAMYMAPVGLVNAANPRAAYTEALDIAGAHQSSYGREAAGVLAAAVAAACTPGATPDSVVSTCLSLAKDGTRTAIERVCEEASRHTDFESALGPLREAVAPYDTVGPDYRTPSLAARRPSRLHAIEELPVALGMVLVARGDYHHAVLGAVNYGRDCDSIATMAGALAGALGSPVPQDWAKTVAEASRLDLWEPATTLTAVTREIFTRDTSRRRSHEQAFASLGGPECSA; encoded by the coding sequence ATGCAGCCCAAACCACACCAAAACGCCACACTCGACGAGCGGATCACCGGAGCCCTGGTCGGCGCCGCCGTCGGCGACGCCCTCGGCGGCCCCGTCGAGGGCTACTCGCCACAGCAGATCCTGGAACGCCACGGCGGCCGCGTCCACGGCATCGTCGGCCCCTGGCACGGCGACGACTGGCGCACGGCCCGCCCCCTCGCCCCGTACCACAAGGGCGACGGCCACGTCACCGACGACACCTTGATGACGCACGCCCTGGTCCGCGTCTACGCCCGGGTCCGCGACCACCTCGACGCCTACGCGATCGCCGACCACCTCGTGCCCGACCTGATGACCGAGGCACGCTGGATCCCGGAGCTGGAGACCGAGGCCCTCCCGCTGCACCGCGTCTTCCTGGCGGAGAAATGGCTGGTGACCAGGATCCACTACGGCCATGCCGACCCGCGCGAGGCCGGCACCGGCAACATCGTCAACTGCGGTGCGGCGATGTACATGGCCCCGGTCGGCCTGGTCAACGCGGCCAACCCGCGGGCGGCCTACACCGAGGCCCTCGACATCGCCGGCGCGCACCAGTCGTCGTACGGCCGTGAGGCGGCGGGCGTCCTGGCGGCGGCGGTCGCGGCGGCGTGCACGCCGGGAGCCACCCCGGACTCGGTCGTCTCGACCTGCCTGTCCCTGGCGAAGGACGGTACGCGCACCGCCATCGAGCGGGTCTGCGAGGAGGCCTCCCGCCACACGGACTTCGAGTCGGCACTGGGCCCCCTGCGCGAAGCGGTCGCCCCCTACGACACGGTCGGCCCCGACTACCGCACGCCTTCCCTCGCCGCCCGCCGCCCCTCCCGCCTCCACGCGATCGAGGAACTGCCGGTAGCCCTGGGCATGGTGCTCGTGGCTCGGGGCGATTACCACCACGCGGTCCTGGGCGCCGTCAACTACGGCCGCGACTGCGACTCCATCGCCACGATGGCCGGCGCCCTGGCCGGCGCCCTGGGCTCGCCCGTCCCCCAGGACTGGGCCAAGACGGTCGCGGAGGCCAGCCGCCTGGACCTGTGGGAACCGGCCACGACCCTCACGGCCGTCACCCGCGAGATCTTCACCCGGGACACCTCCCGCCGCCGCTCCCACGAACAGGCCTTCGCATCCCTCGGAGGCCCGGAATGCTCCGCCTGA
- a CDS encoding ADP-ribosylglycohydrolase family protein, whose translation MASIACIPSVPAPGDAAELRERARGALLGLAVGDALGAPAENLKPSEIRARWGRITGYVAENPAGTDDTEYAIFSGLLLARHGSALTPAHVEAAWHEWIADRDEGPFRGAGFSERGTLENLRRGLAAPISAQHRHAWSDGLAMRAAPFGVFAAGSPAEAARLVAIDGSVSHDGEGIYGGQAVAAGVAAAMAGAQPVAVVAAALAVVPDDSWTARCLRRAVAVAHLGERAVRSAVVIGGYPWTDLAPEAVALAFGAYAAADGDFEQSVLTAVNMGRDADTTAAVAGALAGATRGVSAIPEAWRTPIGPVRGRCLPAMAGYHVLDVADLLTPAVSGPEPVPRDFVLAADGTQAPS comes from the coding sequence ATGGCATCGATCGCCTGCATCCCCTCCGTTCCGGCGCCCGGGGACGCCGCAGAACTCCGCGAACGGGCACGCGGCGCCCTGCTCGGCCTGGCCGTCGGTGACGCGCTCGGGGCCCCGGCCGAGAACCTGAAGCCCTCCGAGATCCGCGCGCGGTGGGGCCGTATCACCGGCTACGTCGCCGAGAACCCGGCCGGCACGGACGACACCGAGTACGCGATCTTCTCCGGCCTCCTCCTGGCCCGGCACGGCTCGGCACTCACCCCGGCGCACGTGGAGGCGGCCTGGCACGAGTGGATCGCCGACCGCGACGAGGGCCCGTTCCGAGGCGCCGGCTTCAGCGAGCGCGGCACGCTGGAGAACCTGCGCCGGGGCCTGGCCGCCCCCATCTCCGCCCAGCACCGGCACGCCTGGAGCGACGGCCTGGCCATGCGCGCGGCACCCTTCGGGGTGTTCGCGGCGGGCAGCCCGGCGGAGGCGGCCCGGCTGGTGGCGATCGACGGCTCGGTGAGCCATGACGGCGAGGGCATCTACGGCGGGCAGGCGGTGGCGGCGGGCGTGGCGGCGGCGATGGCGGGCGCGCAGCCGGTCGCGGTCGTGGCCGCCGCCCTCGCGGTCGTGCCCGACGACTCCTGGACGGCCCGCTGCCTGCGCCGCGCGGTGGCGGTGGCCCACCTCGGCGAACGCGCGGTCCGCTCCGCGGTCGTCATCGGCGGCTACCCCTGGACCGACCTGGCCCCCGAGGCGGTCGCCCTCGCCTTCGGCGCGTACGCGGCGGCCGACGGCGACTTCGAGCAGTCCGTCCTGACGGCGGTGAACATGGGCCGCGACGCGGACACGACGGCGGCGGTGGCGGGCGCCCTGGCGGGGGCCACGCGGGGCGTCTCGGCGATCCCAGAGGCCTGGAGGACCCCCATCGGCCCGGTCCGCGGCCGGTGCCTCCCGGCGATGGCGGGTTACCACGTACTGGACGTGGCGGACCTGCTGACACCGGCGGTCAGCGGCCCGGAGCCGGTGCCCAGGGACTTCGTCCTGGCGGCCGACGGAACACAGGCCCCTTCATGA
- a CDS encoding CaiB/BaiF CoA transferase family protein — translation MTAPLTGLRVLDLATLFAGPLAATLLGDFGAEVVKVEHPSKPDPSRGHGPSKDGVGLWWKMLGRNKRTITLDLSKPGGRTTLLRLAAGADVIIENFRPGSLEKWDLGWPELSAANPRLVLARVTGFGQFGPYAHRPGFGTLAEAMSGFAAITGEPDAPPTLPPFGLADSIAGLTTAYAVMTALAARDRTGEGQVVDMALIEPILAALGPQPLWYDQLGHVQPRTGNRSPNNAPRGVYRTADGTWVAVSTSAQSVAERVMRLVGRPELIDEPWFATGADRARHADVLDEAVGSWIAARTRPDVLAAFEKAEAAVAPVQDVRDVMADPQYQALNTITTVDDPELGPLRMQNVLFRLSATPGAIRWAGRPHGADTDEVLTELGLSPADLTALRAEGAL, via the coding sequence ATGACCGCGCCCCTCACCGGCCTCCGCGTCCTGGACCTCGCCACCCTCTTCGCCGGCCCGCTCGCCGCCACCCTGCTCGGCGACTTCGGCGCGGAGGTCGTCAAGGTCGAGCACCCGTCGAAACCGGACCCGTCCCGCGGCCACGGCCCGTCGAAGGACGGCGTGGGCCTGTGGTGGAAAATGCTCGGCCGCAACAAGCGCACCATCACCCTCGACCTGTCCAAGCCCGGCGGCCGCACCACCCTCCTGCGCCTCGCCGCCGGCGCCGACGTGATCATCGAGAACTTCCGCCCCGGCAGCCTGGAGAAGTGGGACCTGGGCTGGCCGGAGCTGTCGGCCGCCAACCCCCGCCTGGTCCTGGCCCGCGTCACCGGCTTCGGCCAGTTCGGCCCCTACGCGCACCGCCCCGGCTTCGGCACCCTCGCCGAGGCGATGAGCGGCTTCGCCGCGATCACCGGCGAACCGGACGCGCCCCCGACGCTCCCGCCGTTCGGCCTGGCCGACTCCATCGCGGGCCTGACGACGGCGTACGCCGTGATGACGGCCCTCGCCGCCCGGGACAGGACCGGGGAGGGCCAGGTCGTCGACATGGCCCTGATCGAGCCCATCCTGGCCGCCCTCGGCCCCCAGCCCCTCTGGTACGACCAGCTCGGCCACGTCCAGCCCCGCACCGGCAACCGCTCCCCCAACAACGCCCCGCGCGGCGTCTACCGCACCGCGGACGGCACCTGGGTCGCCGTCTCGACATCGGCCCAGTCGGTCGCGGAACGCGTGATGCGCCTGGTGGGCCGCCCGGAACTGATCGACGAGCCGTGGTTCGCCACGGGTGCCGACCGCGCCCGCCACGCCGACGTCCTGGACGAGGCGGTCGGCTCCTGGATCGCCGCACGCACCCGCCCGGACGTCCTGGCCGCCTTCGAGAAGGCCGAGGCGGCCGTGGCCCCGGTCCAGGACGTCCGGGACGTGATGGCGGACCCGCAGTACCAGGCCCTGAACACCATCACCACCGTCGACGACCCGGAGCTCGGCCCCCTGCGCATGCAGAACGTCCTCTTCCGGCTCTCCGCCACACCCGGCGCGATCCGCTGGGCCGGCCGCCCCCACGGCGCGGACACCGACGAGGTCCTCACCGAACTGGGCCTGTCCCCGGCCGACCTCACGGCGCTGCGCGCGGAGGGCGCCCTGTGA